The Coffea arabica cultivar ET-39 chromosome 2c, Coffea Arabica ET-39 HiFi, whole genome shotgun sequence genome includes the window AGGCAATAAACTAACTAGACACTAACGTGACACTGGAAACCTacaggaagaaaggaagaagccAGTAGAAATAGAAATTACAATCTCTCTTTCATACTCTCAAAGAGGCACGCACACACTCTCAAACACGAAAACATCCACAAAATTGTGCCTCTCTTGTCAAAACGAGCACACAAAGCGACGAGATTGTTTTCCCAaagattgttttctttcttattcAAGAAATAATACTTAATCAATGGCCCAGTTTCCCAATTTGATAGATTCTGAAAACAGGATTCATGCCTGAATTCTTCATCTCATGCCCCAGATGAACAATGCTCAGGCAACACAAGAAACTAATCACTATAATATGTGTGGTGATGCTATTTTCTATCACAGGTTCATCAATTTTGTGGTTTCCAGGATTTTAAAATTGACTCTAGGGCCCTAAAACATTACTAACAGGTTTATCGGACATGTCCTGAGATAAACATTCTGCAAAGTGTCCGTTGTCCGCAAGTTGGTAATTGAGtttccatttatttttttaaaaaaaagaagtctTTGATCAGGAAAGTTAAAGGGGTTCCTTTCTACCCTTAGATCATCAAGGTCTTTCCCTTGTTAAACTAATGGCAAGTCTAAGGCAAAGATGATTCCCTTTTGGGGGGCTCTAGCTTCGAAAACCTAAGACACAAACACGCTTTCCAAAGAAAGAAGAACATGCACACAAAAGGGACTACATGCCTCTACATACTTAAAACAGATTTCTGCTCCTAAAAAAGTAATGGCTTCATAAACTTTACCCATGCCAAAGCCAACTATGGAGCAAATGAAAATGACTGGGAACGTTGATCAATCAAGAGATCATGAAGAATCATTCCAAAGAAAAATGTCAGATAATATACCAGTATCTTGTAAGCAAAGAGAACACAATCACACAACTCTCAGAATAAGAACACAAATTACCTGCATCTCCACCATTAATAAAAGATAAGAGGTCCTCAACTGATCGCTCATCCACACGCTCTTCTTCAATTTCAACATTCTAGAGGAAACGGCATTCAAATTGACTCAGTTTCACACCAAACAAGTTAACTTACATCAATTGTGATAAGTATTAAAGCAAGGTAACCAGAGGGTTTGAACAGTGTACTGTTAGTGATAAAATTAAAAGCAATAATAACAACAGCAAGGCTAGCACAGAGTTCCGATTTAGTAAGAGAAGTCACAATCACCTTTAATCTCTCCCTTTCcttcaattctttcctttttctagcATATAACCTATTTAACAGCCGAATTCGCGGGTCATCAATTGTATTCTTTATAGGTTCCAGCTTCTCTTCCTGGATCAAttaaatatatcaaaaacaaaaaaaggactAACATGGTAAAGCAGTTCATCTCCATGACATAAAGAAAGGACATCAAGCATGTACACTGCTTGCAAGCAGAAGACACCTCAGTAAGGTCATCAGGAAGATGAAAGATATCACGTATCTCTTCAGGAGTCTTCCCCTCAATCATTCGTGCAAGTGCACGACTAGTAAGATCAACCAGAGGCTTCAGTTGCAAACTGTCAGCAGCAGAAGTCAACTCACAGAGCCTTTTTGTATCCATCCTAATAAATTTCTCATCAAAAGACTTCCGCTCCTGCATAAATGAACAGCTAGAAATTAACctacttttcttgttttcatgcatgcaactcAAAAATCACATTAAGGTTTAAAAATAAATGTTTTTCTCAATCATTCAAATATGACAAAGTTCAGACTCTATTTAGCAGAAGAACAATGAAAGAAATATCTCCACCAAAAAATGTTCGACATGAAAAACTTATCGTCACAAACAATTCTCAGCAGCTGGGTATGTAAGTTGCAGAATAAACCTAGTCAGCGTATAACATGAGATAATAATAAGGTAATGGCCCAATGACTTCATGTGAGTAAGATGGCTTGATAGTGATATCAAGGTATACTCATAAAAAGTTGCCAAATCTTACTCTAGCTGGGTTTTCGCTTATATATCATTCATTCTAAAGAAAATGCTAAAATTCTTGGAATAACTTTACACCACTCCAAATTAAGTCTTGCTCATAGTTTTCAACGGGCAAGAAAACCCAAATGATATCAGGATGAATGGCAATCAACACTCTGCGCACATTACTTTTCTGCTCTTGTCCATCAAATTTACAAACCTTGTTACTGCGCCCTGGTACTTGATGAAATCGGCAGTAATCAAGAATCAGACTCAACATGGCTGGACTGACCCGTGAAGGAAGAGAGATGGGGTAAGTCTTTGATGATCCCATGCCTGAATGTATCTCATGACATATCCAAGGACAAAAAACAGCAACCTCTTGCTCAACTTGTTGCAATGAACCGTCTGAGGTCTGAAGCCATATATATGACTTCATCATCTGACAATACAGGCAGAAGTATTATAATCCACAATGTAGATTGTCTAAATGAAACAAAGGTATAAAATAAGGGTTAATTTTTCTTGCACCATGAGTGTCCTTTTTTTTCACACTAGCTATTTGGTTACATGACACATAACCGCATTCAGAAAacttcaaaatttctttttgcaCCTATGTCATCCATCCAAGCACAGtgctaaaaaaaaactatttacaCTGAcactataaaaaattaatccacataataaagaaaataagcaattaAAGTTGAAGAAGCAACTGAACTAATTCAAATAGACAAATGTGGTTGAGATAAGAATAAGCTTTATTGAGCCAGACATGATGGTTTTAGGAAAAGCGGTGTCCGATAAGGGAGGGGAAAAACAGGCACCAATGACCGCAAAGCATATAATAAGATCAATGaccacagtttttttttttttttttttgagcaagatCAATGaccaaagttgtcatcttaTAATCTTACCTTTTCATCTATTACACTCTTGATTTTGTGGAAAGATATTTAAAAATCGGATACAAATTATATCACCAACTTCTTATGATATCTCAAAAAAGATACAAGAAGGATAATGGGAAGTCTTAGGGATTacttgcaataaaaaaaaacccagTAGTACATCAACTACAAAGCCCTATTGAAGCACCTAAAACAATAAGTCAAACAACGTTGCCTAAGTCCATGATACTGATTTCTTGCTCCTGCTATCTGATCGCCAAATCCTTTTTTCCCATTAccagtcattgttttgtttccataggaacattgcaATCAACTTCTGAAGAAGATGGCAGTGGACATGACTGCTTTAAAATTAGGGGTAATTAATAAGGTTCTTTatacaaagaaaaaaaggaaacaatttACTAAATTAATAAGAATGCAGAGGAAAAAATCATAGGATAAAGATGTAATAATGCTTAAAATGCAAAGCAAAGCAATTTGCCGATGCATAACATACTCATTACATACCTCAGGTTTAATAATTTCCCTATCAGCTTCTGCCATTATTATCTTCTAAAGTTACAAAAGAGGGATTTCAGTTGAACCACTATCAAGTCAATCCTGCCAGTAAAAGTTGAAGGGTGTTAAGGCAATATGGTAAGTTTTTTTGAACATCAAAACCAATGGTCCTCAAACAAGGTGAGGTCCAAAGGAGCATGACATATGCACTTTGAAGTTCCCTTAACACAGACAAAGAGATATATCTTCGAACTTGTTCTCCCAATCCTTGTTCCAATAAATAAAAGCATAAACGCCAAAATTGCGAGCCATCAAAAGAACAACAATCAAAGATGCACACATCATTATGGAATACAACAAGATCAAGAACAATGCCAAAAAGAGTAAAGCAAAAATTTGACAAATGATTTAGAGAAACTGTATACCAAATAAACTCAATGAGACAAGAGCCCTATGGTATCAACAGCTCTATCTACAGATGTAAACTCGTCAAACGCAGATAACAAGATTATATCTTGTGTAGTGCAAGTTTTTTTTGGGTACATCACGGAGAAGGGCGACATCCACAATTTGGCAAATTGGATGCCTGCTGGTAAACGTTGAAAACCTAACAAGTAAAGTCGTTATTACTTTATGCACGAATGGATTAAAGATTGTGCCCAGAAGAATAGGGCCAGGTGCCATTTTTCTTCTGAAGTTCAAGTTGGTCAAGTGAAGCTAATGGAAATTTGAAGACATGAATCATgactaatttgaaaatttttcaaaaaataaacatgtgcattaaaaaaaaaaagaacagaacATCTACAAGCATAAAATTTGAAGCACGTCGATAGCTTAATCCAAAATGACTGGCAAAACACATGGACCCATGCGTATAAGTTCACCCTCATGCCATGTAACTAAGATAATTTTGATTGTCTTATTAAGTAAAGTGGCCCCAACTTGAAGTTCCCGAATCATCAAAGTGCCTACGTCAAGAGAAATTAATGATAGATACCAGGATGTGAGCAATGTCATATTAATTAAACATATAAACTAAAGCAATACTTCCAAACAAAACTCAAGGCTTCAATGTGACTTGAAGTTTGAAATGCATGTCCGCTTGGTCTAGAAGGCACTACATAGATTTAGTGTAGTATCCTATGAAAAGGAGACAAAGCAAACCCTAAACAGAGAAAAGGCCAGAAATGGAATATCCATTTGGACAGTCAAGAATCTTCCTAGCTTAGGGCCGTGGCAGCACTTAGGAGACAGTAACAACTAAGGTGAACTCTGATTTTTGCCCACAAAGAAGTAAGAAGCTCATGTGGCAATGGAGGATCCTTTCCAAAGGATCTCTCTTGATGGAGTAGTTCAGCACATGCCCAATTTAAAGGCTTGCAATTTAGAAACCACCACACTCAAACAGTAAGCATCAAAGTCCAAGTATCCTATGAAggggagggactccttgaaccAGCTGCCCTGCATGAACATCATGTCAACCAGTGATGTTTCTAAGCCAGTGAACATGAACAAAAACCAATCTCAATTTGGCAGGTTTTGGAGCCCTTCAGAGTGCCCTCGACTAGACTAGTCAAGCTGTTTCAACTCGAATGCACAACTGTCAACTTTCCTTTGCAACTTGCCTCCAGTAGAAGATAAAGTTATAGATCTTGATCAGGTCAAAGCTTGCTTGATCAGTGGTTTACTTAGTTTCCTCTTATACACATCCATAAATCCCATTTCTTAATCTTGATCCATATCATTTGAGTAGGATATGAGAATCATATTTTTCTGTCCAAGCTTTTTTTGCAGTCTTCTTTTACACCTTTACATTTTGTATCTTCTCCAATCCCCTTCTTCCAGTTAATTTTGTTTTGCCAGTTTCTTTACCTTTTTCTTGAATAGCTACCCTAACCTAAAACTTTATTgcatttttctagttttataCTTGCAGATGTCAGCCATAACTATCTATTTTCACTTCATCAATATGCCGCTTTGGATACACCAGCTTTCCAATAGAAGCCAAGGAAACTAAGGGTTGCCCAgaattttcaaacaactttAGAAGAAGCAAATATTTATTGAACTCTCACTGATCCAATCAACAAAAGATTCTTCAGTCCttttgaaaaaataacaattgaaaaaaaaaattcctttgacaagcaaactatttttttttttttgaataacaaACAGCCACGCAATTATCCCTTAGAAAGGGATCTTTAGGCCCAAGGAAAACAGCATCCTAATGACTCTTTGGATGTATAATccatttccaaaaattttcacttatTCTCCATTTTCCTAAATGTATTAAAACTTCAAACTTATGTTTTTCTCTCCACAAATCTGCatctagggttttgcaaacaTAAAACAAGTATATCTTTCCACAAAATGCCCATACAAATTGTTCTTCTACTCAGATCAACAAGTCTGACAAGAAATATTACAGCCAGTAATACAGGTTATTGAATAAGAAAATTGGATGCGACTGCAGAAGTATGATCTTAAGCTACAAAAAAGATCAACTTCATCAAGGCCAAAATGATTGAAAACTAACTGAAACCTATCCTAGATAGCTAAGGGCTTAGTTAACAGCTAACGTGTCTATACAAGGAAAACTAAAGCTTCAGATTTGCTATTCCCCTAATTCCAGATTATTTCCCTTTCTCTTCATTCATGTCCCCATGCAATTAAAAGAAGAataaacaagaaaggaaaatacATACGCTGATGAAAACAAAAACTACAAATTACAAACTCCTTCCTCAATTTATATCTGAGTCCCAAGAAAAACATATGGCCGCTTCACCAAAAATGTAAAGTGCATAAATTTTACACTTCATTCAATCTTATCTCCCTCATTTCCAAGCTTATTATCCAAACCCCCAAACCGCGCCCCCCCCCCCTTCCCAACGCATCCAAAATCAAATCTACATGGCACCAACATCCCACAAGAGcacaaatcaaaattcaatcTTGAATAGATTCCAGACACGAATGCTAAAACCCTAATGAAAAACAGCCCATATATCCCAATAAACAATCCAAGAGCATCAAgctgaatgaaaaaaaaacaagcaaatgagcaAACGAAACTCAACTAGAAATCATTAAACCATCATAACATTTCCAGAACCAGATTGAaaccacaaaaatcaaaaacacacaaaaaaacaagaaaggaaaaacacgTACGCCACAAACACTTGAATGCCCATTGAAAGAATGGTTTAATACCTCTAAAAAATTtaatcaaataaaatcaaagacAATGGGACTTTGAATTAGTGAATTGGTGGTAGTTGGGCGAATTagaaaaatagataaaaatGAGGGGGGGAAATTTGGTAAAAACTGGGGAAATGGTGGTTTtggtggcggtggtggtggtggtggcggtGAAGGAGGAGCCAAGGGGGAGGAAGATTTAGCATGTCAGGAAAAGCGTTACCATCAGTGTATACTTGGAAACAAGTATGTCATTTTCAGGGTGCGCCGCGTCAGCATTTGGAACATAATCTTTAACCCAACCCGGGAACTTggctcagttttttttttttttttttcctgctcGGGTTACAACTACTGCAATTCTTCttcttattatttatttatatttttacgaGTGATAGATGAGATTTAAGAAGcaggaataaaaagaaaattaaaactcATGACAGTTAATTCATGAGACTTCAACAATCAAGactttcttgattattaatTACACATAATTTGATAAgtcattgattttttttccatatttttAACGAACATGTTAATTAATCAATTCCTATAAATTAGATCAGATTTGGCAGTTTTTCTTATGCAGCAACGCCCCGACATGGCACAAGCGCGAAGGGGTTCAAGACTCAGTTTTCTTTTTATGAGGGctaaaattacttattttagCTTGTTTAAAGTACTAATACTATATTTTCCTACATTTCCATCCTAAATTACTGCTTAATCCGAgtaattattatcattttaaataGAAACTGAATTCTATCTTTTGCAAGTTATTGTTACCTTTTTTGCCCAAGTTTTGAGTCGTGTAGTTTTTTAACTCTCAATTGCATTTAATAGTATCGACCAACTTCGGGCCATGTCAGCTAtgcaatttattttcttttcgtATTTAGGCGAATTATATAGATTTCACTTCGCAATTTT containing:
- the LOC113728076 gene encoding SKP1-like protein 21 isoform X3, whose translation is MAEADREIIKPEMMKSYIWLQTSDGSLQQVEQEVAVFCPWICHEIHSGMGSSKTYPISLPSRVSPAMLSLILDYCRFHQVPGRSNKERKSFDEKFIRMDTKRLCELTSAADSLQLKPLVDLTSRALARMIEGKTPEEIRDIFHLPDDLTEEEKLEPIKNTIDDPRIRLLNRLYARKRKELKERERLKNVEIEEERVDERSVEDLLSFINGGDAESKVVKTSKTKKKNRRRKEPQKNTPGNDASTSNSTSLSSNAVHIDKESNGLDFICHDAAACDHLLSDPGNPSKLPYIEEGFSPDDEFDDIDPAMKEKIDKEVADFARRLNSGWPEILSLGQERRRIPTAINCNGSLKRYARLDQQQK
- the LOC113728076 gene encoding SKP1-like protein 21 isoform X2, with the protein product MAEADREIIKPEMMKSYIWLQTSDGSLQQVEQEVAVFCPWICHEIHSGMGSSKTYPISLPSRVSPAMLSLILDYCRFHQVPGRSNKERKSFDEKFIRMDTKRLCELTSAADSLQLKPLVDLTSRALARMIEGKTPEEIRDIFHLPDDLTEEEKLEPIKNTIDDPRIRLLNRLYARKRKELKERERLKNVEIEEERVDERSVEDLLSFINGGDAESKVVKTSKTKKKNRRRKEPQKNTPGNDASTSNSTSLSSNAVHIDKQESNGLDFICHDAAACDHLLSDPGNPSKLPYIEEGFSPDDEFDDIDPAMKEKIDKEVADFARRLNSGWPEILSLGQERRRIPTAINCNGSLKRYASSASLAP
- the LOC113728076 gene encoding SKP1-like protein 21 isoform X5 codes for the protein MAEADREIIKPEMMKSYIWLQTSDGSLQQVEQEVAVFCPWICHEIHSGMGSSKTYPISLPSRVSPAMLSLILDYCRFHQVPGRSNKERKSFDEKFIRMDTKRLCELTSAADSLQLKPLVDLTSRALARMIEGKTPEEIRDIFHLPDDLTEEEKLEPIKNTIDDPRIRLLNRLYARKRKELKERERLKNVEIEEERVDERSVEDLLSFINGGDAESKVVKTSKTKKKNRRRKEPQKNTPGNDASTSNSTSLSSNAVHIDKQESNGLDFICHDAAACDHLLSDPGNPSKLPYIEEGFSPDDEFDDIDPAMKEKIDK
- the LOC113728076 gene encoding SKP1-like protein 21 isoform X4 translates to MAEADREIIKPEMMKSYIWLQTSDGSLQQVEQEVAVFCPWICHEIHSGMGSSKTYPISLPSRVSPAMLSLILDYCRFHQVPGRSNKERKSFDEKFIRMDTKRLCELTSAADSLQLKPLVDLTSRALARMIEGKTPEEIRDIFHLPDDLTEEEKLEPIKNTIDDPRIRLLNRLYARKRKELKERERLKNVEIEEERVDERSVEDLLSFINGGDAESKVVKTSKTKKKNRRRKEPQKNTPGNDASTSNSTSLSSNAVHIDKESNGLDFICHDAAACDHLLSDPGNPSKLPYIEEGFSPDDEFDDIDPAMKEKIDKEVADFARRLNSGWPEILSLGQERRRIPTAINCNGSLKRYASSASLAP
- the LOC113728076 gene encoding SKP1-like protein 21 isoform X1, with the translated sequence MAEADREIIKPEMMKSYIWLQTSDGSLQQVEQEVAVFCPWICHEIHSGMGSSKTYPISLPSRVSPAMLSLILDYCRFHQVPGRSNKERKSFDEKFIRMDTKRLCELTSAADSLQLKPLVDLTSRALARMIEGKTPEEIRDIFHLPDDLTEEEKLEPIKNTIDDPRIRLLNRLYARKRKELKERERLKNVEIEEERVDERSVEDLLSFINGGDAESKVVKTSKTKKKNRRRKEPQKNTPGNDASTSNSTSLSSNAVHIDKQESNGLDFICHDAAACDHLLSDPGNPSKLPYIEEGFSPDDEFDDIDPAMKEKIDKEVADFARRLNSGWPEILSLGQERRRIPTAINCNGSLKRYARLDQQQK